One stretch of Pyrenophora tritici-repentis strain M4 chromosome 4, whole genome shotgun sequence DNA includes these proteins:
- a CDS encoding CaiA, Acyl-CoA dehydrogenase has translation MKPTPDWVKQLKPSGVQGHELLKAERKNSNVPVQELEVLLHTQDAIDRREKILKILKAEKVFDKSQNYFMGRIDKFERALAREKRLRNLKKQHNWTTEEFRTAADLVGEPGPYGLHDTMFKVTLEGQATPEQQEKWLTKANEYKSSDAMRKLSLVMAPTFVDWKQLLLGTRKTKLSPSTRRILPLANGGLVHWAGPPTTPSLWLSSSSMASPMAQRHSASRFET, from the exons ATGAAGCCAACACCAGACTGGGTCAAACAACTAAAGCCTTCGGGCGTCCAGGGCCACGAATTGCTCAAGGCCGAACGCAAAAACTCCAATGTTCCCGTCCAAGAGCTGGAGGTGCTTCTACACACACAGGATGCCATTGACAGGCGAGAGAAGATTCTCAAGATCCTCAAGGCCGAGAAAGTCTTCGACAAATCGCAAAACTACTTCATGGGCCGGATAGACAAGTTTGAGAGGGCTCTTGCAAGGGAGAAGAGGCTCCGGAACCTAAAGAAGCAGCACAACTGGACCACGGAGGAATTCCGGACTGCTGCAGACCTAGTTGGCGAACCTGGACCATACGGTCTCCATGACACCATGTTCAAG GTCACACTCGAGGGCCAGGCGACGCCCGAGCAGCAAGAAAAGTGGCTCACAAAGGCGAACGAATACAAATCATCGGATGCTATGCGCAAACTGAGCTTGGTCATGGCTCCAACGTTCGTGGACTGGAAACAACTGCTACTTGGAACAAGGAAGACAAAACTTTCACCATCCACTCGCCGCATCTTACCGCTAGCAAATGGTGGATTGGTTCATTGGGCAGGACCGCCAACCACGCCGTCGTTATGGCTCAGCTCATCATCGATGGCAAGTCCTATGGCCCAACGCCATTCTGCGTCCAGATTCGAGACCTGA
- a CDS encoding PTC1, Serine/threonine protein phosphatase: MGQTLSEPVVDKKSENGHGESLIFGVSSMQGWRISMEDAHATVLDFAGEDGKPTATDKRLAFFGVYDGHGGDKVALYAGEQLHQIVAKQEAFKAGDIKKALQDGFLATDRAILSDPKYEEEVSGCTASVGILSKDKIYVANAGDSRTVLGVKGRAKPLSFDHKPQNEAEKARIQAAGGFVDFGRVNGNLALSRAIGDFEFKKSADLPPEQQIVTAFPDVEIHDINQDDEFLIVACDGIWDCQSSQAVVEFVRRGIVAKQDLASICENMMDNCLASNSDTGGVGCDNMTMIIIGLLQGRTKEQWYEDIAKRVANGEGPCAPPEYGKSEDPVKSASEGE; this comes from the exons ATGGGTCAGACACTGTCAGAGCCCGTCGTGGACAAG AAATCCGAAAACGGCCATGGCGAGTCACTTATCTTCGGTGTGTCCTCGATGCAGGGCTGGCGGATCAGCATGGAGGACGCGCATGCCACCGTACTAGACTTTGCCGGTGAAGACGGCAAGCCCACAGCCACCGACAAGCGACTGGCCTTCTTTGGCGTTTACGACGGACACGGCGGCGACAAGGTCGCACTCTATGCCGGCGAGCAGCTGCATCAGATTGTCGCAAAGCAGGAAGCTTTCAAAGCGGGAGATATCAAAAAGGCCCTACAGGATGGCTTCCTGGCAACAGACCGCGCGATATTGAGCG ATCCCAAGTACGAGGAGGAAGTTTCTGGCTGCACAGCATCGGTCGGTATCCTGTCAAAAGACAAGATCTACGTC GCAAATGCCGGTGACTCGCGTACCGTTCTAGGAGTCAAGGGCCGGGCCAAGCCTCTTTCGTTCGACCACAAGCCGCAGAATGAAG CCGAAAAGGCACGCATCCAAGCAGCTGGCGGCTTCGTCGACTTTGGCCGTGTCAACGGCAACCTTGCGCTGTCGCGCGCGATAGGCGATTTTGAGTTCAAGAAGAGCGCCGACCTCCCACCCGAGCAGCAAATAGTCACTGCCTTTCCAGACGTTGAGATCCACGACATCAACCAGGACGACGAGTTCCTGATTGTTGCCTGCGATG GTATCTGGGATTGCCAGTCTTCTCAAGCCGTGGTCGAGTTCGTTAGGCGCGGGATCGTCGCGAAGCAGGATCTTGCTTCTATCTGCGAGAACATGATGGACAACTGCCTGGCTTCAAACAGCGACACGGGAGGTGTGGGCTGTGACAACATGACCATGATCATCATTGGTCTTCTGCAGGGAAGGACAAAGGAGCAGTGGTACGAGGACATCGCAAAGCGGGTTGCGAATGGAGAGGGTCCATGTGCGCCGCCAGAGTACGGCAAGTCAGAAGATCCAGTCAAATCTGCCTCAGAGGGCGAGTAG
- a CDS encoding DUF4106 multi-domain protein, giving the protein MHACSKRKVTQSNDSIRRQGHTNPRHRFDPPKSQTPCHHYPPRQPVCQKLQDIRQHQRRSSPPTPPPPAAELPKPPLSHRTPKPSLSFRSRDKPSPGTPPSRPRGMTFPHGSGGGGSGHAMHSSSSHKTLRGMPQTPTPDRSLVDSCLKENEEDANGEDADSVVSFTPSTGGKNIAHWFSGLLGRS; this is encoded by the coding sequence ATGCACGCCTGTAGCAAACGCAAAGTTACCCAGTCCAACGATTCGATTCGTAGACAAGGACACACCAACCCGAGACACCGCTTCGACCCCCCGAAGTCACAAACGCCATGCCACCACTACCCGCCACGCCAACCTGTATGCCAGAAACTCCAAGACATACGCCAACACCAACGCCGCTCCTCACCCCCAACCCCTCCACCTCCCGCGGCGGAACTCCCAAAACCCCCCCTCTCCCACCGCACCCCAAAGCCCTCCCTTAGCTTCCGCTCCCGCGATAAACCCAGCCCCGGCACGCCACCCTCCCGCCCTAGAGGCATGACATTCCCCCACGGCAgcggcggtggtggtagtggcCATGCAATGCACAGTTCTAGCTCGCACAAGACACTGCGTGGGATGCCGCAGACGCCCACGCCGGATCGCAGCTTGGTGGATAGCTGTCTCAAGGAGAATGAGGAAGATGCGAATGGCGAAGATGCTGATAGTGTTGTTTCTTTCACGCCGAGTACAGGTGGCAAGAATATCGCACATTGGTTTTCGGGCTTGCTTGGAAGGTCGTGA
- a CDS encoding ProP, Permease major facilitator superfamily, translating to MNDAAAEPLIANISDVPSDARDHYDDEGGILEQEVDESALVSPGLFIWCLTICAGVSGLLFGYDTGVISSTLISINTDLSSRLLTTLDKSLITSCTSFFALLASPLTGIVADTYGRRTVILFADVLFILGALWQAWTSSVGGMIIGRSIVGAAVGSASFVVPLYISELSPSPFRGRLVVVSTLFITGGQVVAYIIGWLFSERLHGWRWMVGLGALPAAIQFVMLCFLPETPRYLVKAGKTQQAKKVLGRVYKSDESGKDLVNAVLRRVEREIEEEEDAAGLRGTPDTTKTGWRAKTERVKDSFSQLIIIGGNRRALVIACMLQGFQQLCGFNSLMYFSATIFSMVGFKSPTLTSLSIACTNFVFTLVAFHYIDRIGRRRILLWSIPIMISGLVLCAIAFRFVDLPTESTTAAPVTAGNRIWPLIILFSMITTLLNQAQSRLLRLPTELRLHIYELVMGEGVEVRILDKDKKLRSQAESKPVKAFVLVHICRQIAEEASGITFRY from the exons ATGAACGACGCTGCAGCAGAACCTCTAATCGCGAATATCAGCGACGTTCCGAGTGATGCACGCGACCACTACGATGATGAGGGAGGCATTTTAGAACAAGAGGTAGATGAGAGTGCATTGGTATCACCCGGCTTGTTTATCTGGTGTTTGACTATATGCGCTGGAGTTAGTGGGCTGTTGTTTGGCTATGA TACTGGTGTTATATCCTCAACCTTGATATCCATAAACACCGATCTCTCCTCTCGTTTGCTCACGACCCTCGATAAGAGCCTCATAACCTCCTGTACCTCTTTCTTCGCGCTCCTTGCCTCGCCCTTGACCGGTATCGTCGCCGACACATACGGCCGCAGGACTGTGATACTCTTCGCCGATGTCCTCTTCATACTCGGTGCGCTATGGCAGGCATGGACGAGTAGTGTGGGTGGCATGATCATCGGTCGGTCCATTGTCGGCGCTGCGGTTGGTAGCGCATCCTTCGTTGTACCGCTGTACATTTCGGAGCTGAGCCCCAGTCCTTTTCGAGGGAGACTAGTAGTGGTGAGCACTCTTTTCATCACTGGAGGCCAGGTAGTTGCATATATTATTGGTTGGCTATTCTCTGAGAGGTTGCATGGCTGGAGATGGATGGTCGGTTTGGGTGCACTGCCTGCTGCGATTCAATTCGTCATGCTATGTTTCCTGCCCGAGACACCGCGGTACCTCGTCAAGGCTGGGAAAACACAGCAAGCGAAGAAAGTGTTGGGCAGAGTATATAAGAGTGACGAAAGCGGGAAGGACTTGGTGAATGCAGTACTAAGGCGTGTAGAGAGGGAGAttgaagaggaggaggatgcGGCTGGACTACGTGGTACCCCAGACACTACTAAGACCGGTTGGAGGGCGAAGACTGAGAGAGTCAAGGACAGCTTTTCACAACTGATCATTATTGGTGGCAATCGAAGAGCTTTGGTTATCGCGTGTATGTTGCAGGGATTCCAGCAGTTGTGCGGATTT AATTCGCTAATGTACTTCTCCGCCACAATCTTCAGCATGGTCGGTTTCAAGTCCCCGACTCTCACATCCCTTTCCATCGCCTGCACAAACTTTGTCTTCACATTAGTAGCATTCCACTACATCGATCGCATTGGCAGGCGCCGCATACTCCTCTGGTCTATCCCCATCATGATATCCGGCCTCGTACTATGTGCCATCGCATTCCGCTTTGTCGACCTACCCACTGAATCCACAACCGCCGCGCCCGTCACGGCCGGCAATAGGATATGGCCTCTCATCATCCTCTTCTCCATGATCAC CACCCTCCTCAACCAAGCCCAATCACGACTATTGCGTCTCCCGACTGAGTTGCGACTCCACATCTACGAGTTAGTCATGGGCGAAGGCGTCGAGGTGCGCATCCTAGACAAGGACAAAAAACTTCGCAGTCAGGCAGAATCGAAGCCCGTCAAAGCATTCGTCCTCGTCCATATCTGCCGCCAGATAGCAGAAGAGGCATCTGGTATCACTTTCCGTTACTGA
- a CDS encoding LldD, L-lactate dehydrogenase (FMN-dependent) and related alpha-hydroxy acid dehydrogenase: MDPVNPNQKARTTPQYALYQRDNFWKSNEGEVPVFNTEPGKLEELAKEKLSQCGWFYASSNAGQSHTHTVNRQSFYRHRIIPRMLVDTNQRDTAIEIFGHKVPAPIGFAPVGINKIYNPEGELLVARAAGTLGLPYCLSTAGSQSIEDVGLANDQGVRKRIDGETAAGGGEKGVRFFQLYMPHDDELTHSILQRAVDSGFSACILTLDTWQLGWRHDDVANSNYAFYHGLGADLGLTDPVFQKRLKEKGIDPKTQPNEAGALWIDNVWHGRAHTWDKAVWAMKLWKELSGGKPFSLKGIQSVDDAKKAVDLGFDGIVVSNHAGRQVDGAVASLDALEKIVDAVGDKIYIMFDSGVRSASDVVKALALGAKFVFVGRLWIWGLSIMGETGVNHVMRSLLADLDILMNVGGFRNIGEITRDALESGPKSYPLMHTASKL, encoded by the exons ATGGACCCCGTCAACCCCAATCAGAAAGCGCGGACCACGCCTCAATATGCACTTTACCAGCGCGATAACTTTTGGAAATCAAACGAGGGTGAAGTTCCCGTCTTCAACACTG AGCCGGGCAAGCTGGAAGAACTGGCAAAAGAGAAGCTTAGCCAATGCGGATGGTTCTATGCCTCCTCTAACGCTGGTCAATCGCACACGCATACCGTAAATAGACAGTCTTTCTATCGACACAGAATCATCCCTCGCATGCTCGTCGACACCAACCAGCGCGATACGGCGATCGAAATCTTCGGACACAAGGTTCCTGCACCTATCGGGTTCGCGCCTGTTGGTATCAACAAAATCTATAATCCAGAGGGCGAGCTGCTTGTAGCCAGGGCCGCTGGGACGCTGGGACTACCGTACTGTCTTTCGACGGCAGGATCTCAAAGCATAGAGGATGTTGGTTTGGCCAATGACCAAGGTGTGAGGAAGAGAATCGATGGTGAAACCGCAGCTGGCGGAGGTGAAAAGGGCGTTCGATTCTTCCAACTCTACATGCCGCACGACGACGAACTCACACATTCAATTCTTCAGCGCGCGGTTGACAGTGGCTTTAGCGCCTGCATCCTCACTCTAGATACATGGCAGCTTGGATGGCGACACGACGATGTTGCAAACTCGAACTACGCCTTTTACCACGGTCTGGGTGCAGACCTGGGCTTGACTGACCCGGTCTTCCAGAAAAGACTGAAGGAGAAGGGCATTGACCCGAAGACGCAACCTAACGAAGCTGGCGCGCTTTGGATTGACAATGTTTGGCACGGTCGGGCGCATACATGGGACAAGGCAGTATGGGCAATGAAACTCTGGAAGGAGCTCAGCGGCGGAAAGCCTTTCTCTCTGAAGGGTATCCAGAGTGTGGATGATGCGAAGAAGGCTGTGGACTTGGGATTCGATGGCATTGTTGTCAGCAACCATGCTGGACGACAAGTTGATGGCGCAGTGGCTAGTCTCGATGCTCTGGAAAAGATTGTGGATG CTGTCGGCGATAAGATCTACATCATGTTCGACTCTGGTGTTCGCTCTGCATCTGACGTCGTGAAAGCGCTGGCTCTTGGTGCAAAATTTGTCTTTGTCGGCCGCTTGTGGATTTGGGGTCTTTCAATCATGGGTGAGACGGGCGTGAACCATGTCATGCGTAGTCTACTAGCGGATTTGGATATCTTGATGAATGTCGGCGGATTCAGAAATATCGGGGAAATCACTAGGGATGCACTGGAGAGTGGACCAAAGAGCTACCCGCTGATGCATACGGCTAGTAAATTGTAG
- a CDS encoding WD40 repeat protein, with product MSVILCTAGYDHTIRFWEALSGICSRTIPHPDSQVNRLCISPDKRYLAAAGHHTVKLYDIKSTNPNAILTFDGHTSNITGVAFHCESKWLVTSSEDGTVKIWDTRSGNVQRNYTHGVPVNDVVIHPNQGELISCDRGGNVKIWDLGENKCSHQLIPEDDVSVASVTVASDGSMVCAGNNAGNVYVWRMIQRSDTTSILPICKFVAHTTYITRVLLSPDVRHLATCSADHTARIWSVDTSAPHNVMPTDNLPSASERDPAAFPLETTLHGHQRWVWDCAFSADSAYLVTACSDHYARLWELGTQSIIRQYNGHHRGAVCVALNDTAVGN from the exons ATGTCGGTCATCCTGTGTACAG CTGGTTACGACCACACAATACG TTTCTGGGAAGCTTTGTCTGGAATATGTTCGCGCACGATTCCCCACCCAGACTCCCAAGTCAATCGCCTATGTATCTCGCCCGATAAGCGCTACCTTGCGGCTGCCGGCCATCATACAGTCAAGCTATACGATATCAAGTCGACCAACCCCAACGCCATCCTCACCTTCGACGGCCATACCTCTAACATCACCGGTGTCGCATTTCATTGTGAGTCTAAGTGGCTCGTCACCTCATCCGAAGATGGCACGGTCAAGATCTGGGATACGCGCAGTGGAAATGTGCAGCGTAATTACACCCACGGAGTCCCCGTCAACGATGTTGTCATCCATCCAAACCAGGGCGAGCTGATCAGCTGTGACCGCGGTGGTAATGTGAAGATCTGGGACCTGGGCGAGAACAAATGTTCGCACCAGCTCATCCCCGAAGACGACGTTAGCGTGGCCAGCGTGACTGTCGCTAGCGACGGTAGTATGGTTTGCGCAGGGAACAATGCC GGCAATGTCTACGTTTGGCGTATGATCCAGCGTAGCGACACGACCTCCATCCTTCCCATTTGCAAATTCGTCGCACACACCACCTACATCACCCGCGTGCTCCTCTCTCCCGACGTCCGCCATTTAGCCACCTGCTCCGCCGACCACACCGCTCGCATCTGGTCCGTCGATACTTCAGCCCCGCATAATGTAATGCCCACCGACAACCTGCCGTCAGCTAGCGAGCGTGACCCCGCCGCCTTCCCCTTGGAGACTACACTACATGGTCACCAGAGGTGGGTCTGGGATTGCGCCTTCTCGGCCGACTCAGCCTACCTTGTGACCGCTTGCTCTGACCACTACGCGCGGCTTTGGGAATTAGGCACACAGAGCATCATTCGCCAGTACAACGGTCATCATCGCGGCGCTGTCTGTGTCGCGCTAAACGATACTGCTGTTGGTAACTAG
- a CDS encoding actin-interacting protein (Bud6/Aip3): MTEEASSIRSSQGSSRRAPKNPQQQLSQIEKSVTHLLVATKQLLETLTLWSRGTATESEVSDVYVRLGYEFNIASRAFNAIGVDTNDLGNVPELLRGILEETLSQEASQASLDNFLPRIRDIIINLLHGLKKKQQRLRQRTGRDGSLNGSGGSPRQVSVGSSGDVEEAQQPRSASTRVSSRGDSPSFGGPELPPRSSSVAGGRTSPSKYDPLPTNQKANRSTAGSQLSTDSSMSSTTAQQMPVIAPYPADDAMPKPPDPKPNYAVDFPPPPPPPKQEDALAALQRGGELERRASRRFSAYQIQKHLGTNGIPLPPVQNSPIPNRGRDVRESMNAVRTRASMMHNRQRSNQSLAQQRPVVDTKFSYDQPNDASRRISEESAQSTAPSIPPPKESGPEDSPMQKTPEDKLATPRFPEGDQLSLGATLNGPLAEPAELGSASPVKEEPSRSAANQKDSYRAKTPSPQPSHFIPEQSPQQGKELTLFLQYKSKIKKYVFADGAELSSARLQLAFIEKFAWDTHRYGDLPEIHIQDPVSGVRYELEDISDIKDRSVLVLNVEQLDEVKSHIDDKFGGLSKLVESIKTVVEDQQSAIQRVAERQQQTTKEIAGIVAAPVSSARNSALLASSPLPLGKAFEGSVSSAAQLNEVQSLRRDLAVVRQTYSSFVSDIQASMSTIRTKASAVKATAIKAALPSLDGDSGRAYINTGKKALQDDSEKIVNRVDDLQDLVEDLRKDVVLRGVRPLPRQLETTAKDLSTAIAELKKLQDLLAKEKPLWTKIWEQELQTVCEERDMLTMQEELAADLQDDLEKAAQTLELVEQATKQQNLENEKEASGKSGMRSASGRNMLNAVAMDKVVDPRQARDGVLGEVKALQPNHESRLEAIERAEKARQRDLETRNDDEFKRELGSFVEEGKLKKSGGVEEAERLRKAKDERARKENFEREAARQNGEAEAAENPEEAKGDEGGPA, from the exons ATGACCGAAGAGGCTTCCTCCATACGCTCTTCTCAGGGGTCATCACGGCGTGCGCCCAAGAAT CCTCAGCAGCAGCTTTCACAGATAGAAAAATCAGTTACCCATCTGCTGGTTGCCACCAAGCAGCTGCTCG AGACGTTGACACTATGGTCGCGCGGGACCGCCACCGAGAGCGAGGTCTCTGACGTGTACGTACGTCTGGGCTACGAGTTCAACATAGCGTCGCGAGCCTTCAATGCTATTGGCGTTGACACAAATGACCTCGGAAATGTTCCCGAACTCCTTCGTGGCATACTGGAAGAGACGCTGAGCCAGGAAGCGTCGCAAGCAAGCCTCGACAACTTCCTGCCGCGGATAAGAGATATAATAATAAATCTGCTGCATGGActgaagaagaagcagcagcGACTACGCCAACGTACAGGAAGAGATGGATCACTTAACGGATCCGGTGGGAGTCCGCGACAGGTCAGCGTGGGGAGTTCTGGTGATGTGGAAGAAGCACAGCAGCCGCGCTCTGCAAGCACACGCGTGTCTTCGAGAGGAGATAGTCCATCGTTTGGAGGTCCTGAACTCCCTCCACGCTCCTCGTCGGTTGCTGGAGGCCGAACGTCTCCCAGCAAATACGATCCGCTACCCACGAACCAGAAAGCCAACCGCTCGACTGCCGGAAGCCAGCTCTCCACAGACTCGTCCATGTCAAGTACCACCGCCCAGCAGATGCCTGTAATCGCTCCATACCCCGCCGACGACGCTATGCCCAAGCCCCCGGACCCGAAGCCCAACTATGCTGTCGACTTTCCTCCGCCTCCACCTCCGCCGAAGCAGGAAGATGCGCTGGCCGCATTGCAAAGAGGAGGCGAGCTAGAGCGGAGGGCCTCACGCAGGTTCTCCGCATACCAGATTCAGAAACATCTAGGAACGAATGGCATACCGCTTCCACCTGTGCAGAACTCACCCATACCGAATAGGGGTCGGGATGTGCGTGAATCTATGAATGCCGTCCGCACACGAGCTTCCATGATGCATAACCGACAGCGCTCTAACCAGAGTCTAGCCCAGCAGCGACCTGTCGTGGACACAAAGTTCTCTTACGATCAACCCAACGATGCTTCAAGGCGCATCTCCGAGGAAAGTGCTCAAAGCACAGCACCGAGTATCCCACCTCCCAAGGAGTCTGGTCCTGAAGATAGCCCCATGCAGAAGACGCCAGAAGACAAGCTCGCCACACCCAGATTCCCTGAAGGTGACCAACTCTCACTGGGTGCAACTCTGAACGGACCACTAGCGGAGCCTGCTGAGCTCGGATCGGCATCGCCCGTAAAAGAGGAGCCTTCCAGGTCTGCAGCGAACCAGAAAGACTCTTACAGAGCAAAAACACCATCTCCACAACCCTCGCATTTCATTCCGGAGCAGTCACCTCAGCAAGGAAAGGAACTCACCTTGTTCCTCCAATACAAGAGCAAGATTAAGAAATATGTTTTTGCAGATGGCGCCGAGCTCTCATCTGCCCGTTTGCAGTTGGCTTTCATCGAGAAGTTTGCCTGGGATACGCACCGCTATGGCGACTTGCCTGAGATTCACATACAAGATCCCGTGTCTGGTGTGCGATACGAGCTGGAGGACATTAGTGACATCAAAGACAGATCGGTACTAGTCCTCAACGTTGAGCAGCTGGACGAGGTGAAAAGCCACATCGACGATAAATTTGGTGGGCTTAGCAAGCTGGTGGAAAGCATAAAGACCGTAGTCGAAGACCAGCAATCGGCTATACAGCGCGTTGCCGAACGCCAACAACAGACAACGAAAGAAATTGCGGGCATCGTCGCGGCACCAGTTTCATCCGCTCGCAACTCAGCATTGTTAGCCTCCAGCCCACTTCCATTGGGCAAGGCGTTCGAAGGCAGCGTTAGCTCAGCCGCTCAACTCAACGAGGTTCAATCCCTGCGCCGCGATCTAGCAGTTGTTCGACAGACATATTCATCTTTTGTGTCGGATATCCAGGCCAGCATGTCGACAATACGTACAAAAGCCAGTGCTGTCAAAGCAACAGCTATCAAAGCTGCGTTACCGTCACTTGACGGCGACAGTGGTCGCGCGTACATCAATACTGGAAAGAAGGCTCTGCAAGACGACTCGGAGAAAATTGTCAACCGAGTGGATGACCTACAAGATCTCGTCGAGGACCTCAGAAAAGATGTCGTCCTACGGGGTGTTCGACCCTTGCCACGCCAGCTCGAGACTACTGCAAAGGACCTCTCGACAGCCATCGCCGAGCTCAAGAAATTGCAAGATCTTCTGGCAAAGGAGAAGCCTCTGTGGACCAAGATTTGGGAACAGGAGCTGCAGACTGTGTGCGAAGAGCGAGACATGCTTACTATGCAGGAAGAGCTCGCAGCCGACTTGCAAGACGATCTTGAGAAAGCGGCACAAACCCTGGAACTGGTTGAACAAGCGACCAAACAGCAGAACCTTGAGAACGAGAAAGAGGCTAGCGGTAAAAGTGGGATGCGTTCGGCTAGTGGCCGCAACATGCTCAACGCGGTCGCTATGGACAAAGTCGTGGATCCGCGTCAAGCTCGAGATGGTGTTCTTGGGGAAGTCAAAGCCCTGCAGCCGAACCATGAGAGCAGACTTGAAGCCATCGAGCGGGCTGAGAAGGCACGACAACGCGATCTGGAGACGAGGAACGATGACGAGTTCAAGCGCGAGCTTGGTAGCTTTGTCGAGGAAGGCAAGCTTAAGAAGAGTGGTGGTGTCGAAGAAGCTGAGCGTCTCCGCAAAGCAAAGGACGAGCGTGCCCGCAAGGAAAACTTTGAACGCGAAGCAGCCC GCCAGAATGGAGAAGCCGAAGCCGCAGAGAACCCAGAGGAGGCTAAAGGAGATGAAGGTGGTCCTGCCTAG
- a CDS encoding CaiA, Acyl-CoA dehydrogenase, whose protein sequence is MLARYTFVDPNTNKYGRRGAPSLVYGTLTWVRSTIVMQAGSVLARGVTIATRYCAVRRQFQDRDAPAGEAETPVLNYTMVQIRLLPLLAATFALHFTGKSMMDMYQENQKKIAQGTASNAPSKRGAGPEEVQSGSDMLADLHASSCALKSLSSSIAAEGLEVCRRACGGHGYSNFSGIGPWYSDYLPTTTWEGDNYMLTQQVARYMLKSARSVLQGQKPTNDTTQILSDFHARRNIGCAFDVIGSDDDLVSAFAWRVAFLTFEASKHRDEQKKPWNDLLVDFYRLSKAQAQYMVVKTNLSALRTIEKEGKVDKNILDVLMKLFRLFAMHTLEQEGAEFYASGACSKNQISLARTNTVMNLLKEIRPHAVRLVDAWGFDDWVLDSSLGRADGKVYEDLFHRASELNPLNDITVDPYPDSDVLFKRIEKSKL, encoded by the exons ATGCTGGCTCGTTACACATTTGTCGACCCAAACACCAACAAGTACGGTCGCCGAGGTGCGCCTTCTCTTGTATATGGTACTCTGACCTGGGTTCGATCGACCATCGTTATGCAAGCTGGTAGTGTCTTGGCTCGTGGTGTCACCATTGCGACTCGATACTGCGCTGTGCGTCGTCAATTCCAGGATCGTGATGCCCCGGCCGGAGAAGCCGAGACCCCCGTTCTCAACTACACCATGGTTCAGATCCGCTTGCTGCCCCTTCTTGCGGCTACTTTTGCTCTCCACTTCACTGGAAAATCCATGATGGACATGTACCAGGAGAACCAGAAGAAGATTGCCCAAGGCACTGCCAGCAATGCGCCGAGTAAGCGCGGAGCAGGCCCCGAAGAGGTGCAATCAGGAAGCGACATGTTGGCTGATTTGCATGCTTCATCTTGTGCCCTGAAGTCGCTCAGCAGTTCGATCGCAGCTGAGGGTCTTGAGGTCTGCCGACGAGCTTGCGGTGGTCACGGCTACTCCAACTTCAGCGGTATTGGACCCTGGTATTCTGACTACCTTCCCACAACCACCTGGGAAGGTGACAACTACATGTTGACCCAGCAAGTAGCACGCTAC ATGCTCAAGTCTGCTCGCTCTGTCCTCCAGGGTCAAAAGCCAACCAACGACACGACCCAAATCCTCTCGGATTTCCACGCACGCCGCAACATTGGTTGCGCCTTCGATGTCATTGGCTCTGATGATGACCTTGTTTCCGCCTTCGCATGGCGTGTTGCTTTCCTCACTTTCGAGGCTAGCAAGCACCGTGACGAGCAGAAGAAGCCCTGGAACGACCTTCTGGTTGACTTCTACCGTCTCAGCAAGGCACAGGCGCAGTACATGGTTGTCAAGACCAACCTTTCTGCACTCAGGACTATCGAGAAAGAGGGCAAGGTCGACAAGAACATCCTTGATGTACTGATGAAATTGTTCCGCCTCTTCGCGATGCACACGCTTGAGCAAGAAGGTGCAGAATTTTACGCCTCTGGTGCCTGCAGCAAGAACCAGATCTCGCTCGCTAGGACTAACACGGTCATGAACTTGCTCAAGGAGATCCGTCCTCACGCCGTCAGACTGGTAGATGCCTGGGGTTTCGACGACTGGGTCCTGGACAGTAGTCTGGGTCGCGCCGACGGAAAGGTGTACGAGGACCTGTTCCATAGGGCCAGTGAGCTCAACCCGCTCAACGACATTACAGTAGACCCCTACCCAGATAGTGATGTGCTGTTCAAGCGCATTGAGAAGAGCAAGTTGTAA